A stretch of Crossiella cryophila DNA encodes these proteins:
- a CDS encoding response regulator transcription factor, producing the protein MGDRLSESTVETLVHDAWEIQNDLRLALLGSPDDQLRCQRWVQRGCRIYLSPTVTGERLLRSLTLAEDGFFILDEKFQRNTGVLRPVRESLTARETDVLELLSCGLTNSLIAQELFLSRSTVEFHIKRIFGKLGVSNRTEAAVRARELELGPERPYAAGLTP; encoded by the coding sequence GTGGGCGACCGACTGAGCGAATCAACCGTCGAGACACTGGTGCACGACGCGTGGGAAATCCAGAATGATCTTCGACTTGCCCTTCTGGGCTCCCCCGACGATCAACTCCGATGTCAGCGCTGGGTACAGCGAGGGTGCCGCATCTACCTATCCCCCACGGTGACCGGAGAACGACTTCTGCGCAGCCTCACGCTGGCCGAGGACGGATTTTTCATCCTGGATGAGAAGTTCCAGCGAAACACCGGAGTGCTACGGCCTGTTCGAGAAAGCCTGACCGCCCGGGAGACCGATGTCCTCGAACTCCTCTCCTGCGGTTTGACAAACAGCCTCATCGCCCAGGAGTTGTTCCTCTCACGCAGCACCGTCGAGTTCCACATCAAGCGGATATTCGGAAAGCTCGGAGTGAGCAACCGGACCGAGGCAGCGGTCCGAGCTCGCGAGCTGGAGCTGGGACCCGAGCGGCCTTACGCCGCCGGCCTGACCCCCTGA
- a CDS encoding YcaO-like family protein produces the protein MPPTIPDVHIGVDPGQRVAALHRRMHGSLCGLTQAMSFMYGPRSGPRVMCAGGDLTGVHVLRDQPAPKPGSYHIGGYGVLPFESHIRTLGETVERYAGYVAAVSGRHPVVFRSAKEMARDGLPVLGLDAVRLFTDEQLARPGFPFQRPDPDAPLGWIEVDSLSAPGRTHVPAQLFLVGYVIRDLEGEPWLNAAVTTGTAAHTTSGAALLSALHEAVQIDAAIGHWHGATPSTRIACDGRTHALRRLLGTYWPAGARQPEFHLLPSPDLPGHVVACLLRAAPGAFPAIVVGLGVDGRLGRAMYKALLEATGVGHLAVISAVTAEGRPVDDHQHDENAIYDLESNVVRYAGADPAKTVERRFADCAQAAASDLPDDDDRPVRAQVAGLVRAFRDSGKRLYHADLTTVDIRQLGFRVSRVWSPDTLSLPLPGAPAAAHPRFAAYGGFQHHDPHPYP, from the coding sequence ATGCCGCCGACGATCCCGGACGTGCACATCGGCGTCGACCCTGGCCAGCGCGTCGCGGCGTTGCACCGGCGCATGCACGGCTCGCTCTGCGGCCTTACCCAGGCCATGTCCTTCATGTACGGGCCCCGGTCCGGGCCGCGCGTGATGTGCGCCGGCGGAGACCTCACCGGCGTGCATGTGCTGCGGGACCAGCCCGCGCCGAAACCCGGCAGCTACCACATCGGCGGCTACGGCGTGCTGCCCTTCGAGAGTCACATCCGAACCCTGGGCGAGACCGTGGAGCGCTACGCGGGATACGTCGCGGCGGTCAGCGGGCGGCACCCGGTCGTTTTCCGTTCGGCCAAGGAAATGGCGCGCGACGGTCTGCCGGTGCTCGGCCTCGACGCGGTGCGGCTGTTCACCGACGAGCAGCTCGCCCGTCCGGGGTTCCCGTTCCAGCGGCCCGATCCGGACGCGCCGCTGGGCTGGATCGAGGTCGACTCACTGTCGGCGCCGGGCCGGACGCACGTACCGGCACAGCTGTTCCTGGTCGGTTACGTCATCAGGGACCTGGAGGGCGAGCCGTGGCTCAACGCGGCGGTGACCACGGGTACCGCCGCGCACACCACCAGCGGTGCGGCCCTGCTGTCCGCCCTGCATGAGGCGGTGCAGATCGACGCCGCCATCGGACACTGGCACGGTGCCACGCCCAGCACGCGGATCGCCTGTGACGGTCGCACCCACGCGCTGCGCCGCCTCCTCGGCACCTACTGGCCCGCGGGTGCCCGACAGCCGGAATTCCACCTGCTGCCCAGTCCCGACCTGCCCGGACATGTCGTGGCCTGCCTGCTGCGTGCGGCGCCCGGCGCCTTCCCCGCGATCGTGGTCGGTCTCGGCGTCGACGGCCGACTCGGTAGGGCGATGTACAAGGCGTTGCTGGAGGCCACCGGCGTCGGACATCTGGCGGTGATCTCCGCGGTGACCGCCGAGGGCAGGCCGGTGGATGACCACCAGCACGACGAGAACGCGATCTACGACCTGGAGAGCAACGTCGTCCGCTATGCGGGCGCCGATCCGGCGAAGACCGTCGAGCGCCGCTTCGCCGATTGCGCGCAGGCGGCCGCCTCCGACCTCCCCGATGACGACGACCGGCCGGTGCGCGCGCAGGTGGCCGGGCTGGTACGGGCGTTCCGGGACAGCGGCAAACGGCTCTACCACGCCGATCTGACCACGGTGGACATCCGGCAGCTCGGTTTCCGGGTCAGCCGGGTCTGGTCCCCGGACACCCTCAGCCTCCCGCTGCCTGGCGCGCCCGCGGCCGCCCATCCTCGATTCGCCGCCTACGGGGGGTTCCAGCATCATGATCCACACCCTTACCCCTGA
- a CDS encoding alpha/beta hydrolase translates to MRGVVRTTVTALLAVACAAGAGIPATAAQPGGRPRPVACQEITIETEPPGLGRTSLRGELCRPAGVVATVQLLLGGLTYDRHYWTTSPDGSGPSYQRSANNAGLATLALDRLGTGNSDRPAADKVGFDAQVVAVEQVVAKVLAGVRGQRYQRIVLVGHSFGAGIALAVATRRPEVTGVVLSGYAHAAGPKLAEFGKTLVAAKDDPVTGPANPPEGYLTTRAGSRSEFFFNPGNAVPSVIARDEADKSTTTTGEQTSLGSAYDIRLAAAVKTPVLIALGQQDQLFCGGQWLRCSSADEVREYESRLFTGGARLSTVLLPDSGHALNLHRNSADFYAGAQAWIAAL, encoded by the coding sequence GTGCGCGGAGTAGTTCGAACCACCGTCACCGCCCTGCTCGCCGTGGCCTGTGCTGCCGGCGCGGGAATTCCCGCGACCGCGGCGCAGCCGGGCGGGCGGCCAAGACCGGTGGCGTGCCAGGAGATCACCATCGAGACCGAGCCACCGGGACTGGGCAGGACGTCCCTGAGGGGGGAGCTGTGCCGCCCGGCCGGTGTGGTGGCCACAGTGCAGTTGTTGCTGGGCGGCCTCACCTACGACCGGCACTACTGGACCACCAGTCCGGACGGCAGCGGCCCGTCCTACCAGCGGAGCGCCAACAACGCCGGGCTGGCCACCCTGGCGCTGGACCGGCTCGGCACCGGGAACAGTGATCGTCCGGCGGCGGACAAGGTCGGGTTCGACGCACAGGTTGTCGCGGTCGAGCAGGTGGTGGCCAAGGTACTCGCCGGTGTGCGTGGGCAGCGCTATCAGCGGATCGTGCTTGTGGGGCACTCCTTCGGCGCGGGGATCGCGCTCGCGGTCGCGACCCGCAGGCCCGAGGTGACCGGGGTCGTCCTGTCCGGGTACGCCCACGCGGCCGGCCCCAAACTGGCCGAGTTCGGCAAGACCCTGGTGGCGGCGAAGGACGATCCGGTGACCGGCCCGGCCAACCCGCCCGAGGGTTATCTGACGACCAGGGCGGGCAGCCGGAGCGAGTTCTTCTTCAACCCGGGCAACGCCGTGCCGTCTGTCATCGCCAGGGACGAGGCGGACAAGAGCACCACGACCACGGGTGAGCAGACCTCGCTCGGCAGCGCCTATGACATCCGGCTCGCCGCAGCGGTGAAGACGCCGGTGCTCATCGCGCTCGGGCAGCAGGATCAGCTGTTCTGTGGTGGCCAGTGGCTGCGGTGTTCTTCAGCCGATGAGGTTCGCGAGTACGAGAGCAGGCTCTTCACCGGTGGCGCCCGGCTGAGTACGGTGCTGCTGCCTGATTCGGGACACGCGCTGAACCTGCATCGCAACTCCGCTGACTTCTACGCCGGCGCGCAGGCCTGGATCGCGGCGCTGTGA
- a CDS encoding ABC transporter ATP-binding protein — protein sequence MTLHADLRLTRGEFRLDLPLTIEPGEVIALLGPNGAGKTTALRTLAGLLPLTDGHIRLGDTLWDQPPKVFRPAEHRPIGVVFQDYLLFGHLSALENVAFGLRARGIRRAEARAAATRWLDRVGLAEHSNTRPRALSGGQAQRVALARALATSPDLLLLDEPLAALDARTRLQVRADLGRHLRDYPGHTLLVTHDPLDAMVLADRLVILEHGRIVQEGPPLEVAQRPRTDYVANLVGLNLHRGHADGGTVTLESGGSLTIAEPATGQVHVAFPPSAVGLHRDKPGGSPRNVWPVTVDGIEAHGHTTRVRLLGDPPVLADVTTATIAELRLTPGDTLWAALKATETRTYPA from the coding sequence ATGACCCTGCATGCCGACCTCCGGCTCACCCGCGGCGAGTTCCGCCTCGACCTCCCGCTCACCATCGAACCCGGCGAGGTCATCGCCCTGCTCGGCCCCAACGGCGCGGGCAAGACCACCGCGTTGCGCACACTGGCCGGGCTGCTTCCGTTGACCGACGGGCACATCCGGCTCGGCGACACACTCTGGGACCAGCCGCCCAAGGTGTTCCGCCCGGCCGAACACCGCCCGATCGGCGTGGTCTTCCAGGACTACCTTCTTTTCGGGCACCTCTCCGCACTGGAGAACGTGGCCTTCGGCCTGCGCGCCAGGGGAATCCGCCGCGCCGAGGCCCGCGCCGCGGCCACCCGCTGGCTGGACCGGGTGGGCCTGGCCGAACACTCGAACACCCGCCCGCGCGCCCTCTCCGGCGGCCAGGCCCAGCGGGTCGCCCTCGCCCGCGCCCTGGCCACCAGCCCGGACCTGCTGCTGCTGGACGAACCCCTGGCCGCCCTGGACGCCCGCACCCGGTTGCAGGTGCGCGCCGACCTCGGCCGCCACCTGCGCGACTACCCCGGCCACACCCTGCTGGTCACCCACGACCCCCTCGACGCCATGGTGCTCGCCGACCGCCTGGTCATCCTGGAACACGGCCGGATCGTCCAGGAAGGCCCGCCCCTGGAGGTCGCGCAACGCCCGCGCACCGACTACGTGGCCAACCTGGTCGGCCTCAACCTGCACCGCGGCCACGCCGACGGCGGCACCGTCACCCTGGAGTCCGGCGGCAGCCTCACCATCGCCGAACCCGCCACCGGCCAGGTGCACGTGGCCTTCCCGCCCTCCGCGGTCGGCCTGCACCGGGACAAACCCGGCGGCAGCCCGCGCAACGTGTGGCCGGTGACCGTGGACGGCATCGAGGCCCACGGCCACACCACCCGGGTCCGCCTGCTCGGCGACCCACCGGTGCTCGCCGACGTCACCACCGCCACCATCGCCGAACTCCGCCTCACCCCCGGCGACACCCTCTGGGCCGCCCTCAAGGCCACCGAAACCCGCACCTACCCGGCCTGA
- a CDS encoding TetR/AcrR family transcriptional regulator — MTEPERPALTRDRIVAAALRLVEADGLDKLSVRKLGAALGVEGMAIYHHIPNKDALLQALVDRVNSLEDTPVPEELPWRDRLRAHYQRFRRVVRSHPNLAQLVLTRPARDKRSADATEAQCRALAAGGLAGPALLLAHRTIGSYVVGFLSIEVRAALGDQGQSPSVQLNLAEDYPFLSGLYAVDDSLSWDEQFDAGLSLLFDAVAALGGKDPRRQPG, encoded by the coding sequence ATGACCGAGCCGGAACGCCCCGCCCTGACCAGGGACCGAATCGTCGCGGCGGCATTGCGCCTGGTCGAGGCCGACGGGCTGGACAAGCTCAGCGTCCGGAAACTGGGCGCGGCACTCGGGGTGGAGGGCATGGCGATCTACCACCACATTCCGAACAAGGACGCCCTGCTCCAGGCTTTGGTCGATCGGGTGAACAGCCTGGAGGACACCCCGGTGCCCGAGGAACTCCCCTGGCGGGACCGGCTCCGCGCGCACTACCAGCGATTCCGCCGGGTGGTCCGCAGCCATCCGAACCTCGCGCAACTCGTGCTGACCCGCCCGGCCCGCGACAAGCGTTCGGCCGACGCCACCGAGGCTCAGTGCCGGGCCCTGGCGGCCGGCGGACTGGCCGGCCCGGCACTGCTGCTCGCCCACCGCACCATCGGCAGTTACGTGGTCGGCTTCCTCTCGATCGAGGTGCGCGCCGCACTCGGTGATCAGGGCCAGTCGCCCTCGGTCCAGCTGAACCTCGCCGAGGACTACCCGTTCCTGTCCGGCCTCTACGCCGTGGACGACAGCCTCAGTTGGGACGAGCAGTTCGACGCCGGCCTCAGCCTGCTGTTCGACGCGGTGGCGGCACTCGGCGGCAAGGACCCGCGGCGGCAGCCCGGCTGA
- a CDS encoding LLM class flavin-dependent oxidoreductase: protein MEASPVEHGISFLPDCRPARRSAEEYFRDVLTLSSLADQAGLSHVKMTEHYLHPYGGYCPNPLTFLAAVAARTRRIRLMTGCLLPAFHHPVQLAAETAMVDALSGGRLDVGFARAYLPYEFETFGVRMDESRARYEATIKAVLRLWTEQGVSERTPFFSYQDATSLPRPVQPPHPPVWGAAVRSRQSFAWLGEQGFGLLVTPTLSSLAEMRDHIEVYREAFEDNHGSTGRSPRVAASLPLYVGATEVEAARTGDALLGEYLEVWAEATDSWRSTRSADYQGYTGMATAIRGLDVRALRESGGAVVGSVERVVDRVSEVRAELTADCFLWQVDFGGVTGQVAETSLRRFIDEVLPALAG from the coding sequence GTGGAGGCCAGTCCTGTGGAACACGGAATCTCGTTCCTGCCTGACTGCAGGCCGGCGCGACGTTCGGCTGAGGAGTACTTCCGCGACGTGCTCACCCTGAGTTCGCTCGCCGACCAGGCTGGCCTCAGCCACGTCAAGATGACCGAGCACTACCTGCATCCCTACGGCGGGTACTGCCCGAATCCGCTCACCTTCCTGGCCGCGGTGGCCGCGCGGACCAGGCGGATCCGCCTGATGACCGGCTGTCTGCTCCCCGCCTTTCACCACCCCGTCCAGCTCGCGGCCGAGACCGCGATGGTCGATGCCCTCAGCGGTGGCCGGCTCGACGTCGGGTTCGCCCGCGCCTACCTGCCCTATGAGTTCGAGACATTCGGCGTCCGCATGGACGAGAGCAGGGCGAGGTACGAGGCGACGATCAAGGCGGTGCTGCGGTTGTGGACGGAACAGGGCGTGAGTGAACGCACTCCGTTCTTCTCCTACCAGGACGCCACGAGCCTGCCCCGACCGGTCCAGCCGCCGCATCCGCCGGTCTGGGGCGCCGCGGTCCGGTCTCGGCAGAGCTTCGCCTGGCTCGGTGAGCAGGGTTTTGGCCTGCTCGTCACTCCGACACTGTCCTCCCTGGCGGAGATGCGGGACCACATCGAGGTCTACCGGGAGGCGTTCGAGGACAACCACGGGAGCACTGGCCGGAGCCCTCGCGTCGCCGCCAGTCTGCCGCTCTACGTCGGTGCGACCGAGGTGGAGGCGGCCAGGACCGGTGACGCGCTGCTGGGCGAGTACCTGGAGGTGTGGGCGGAGGCGACGGACTCGTGGCGATCGACCAGATCCGCCGACTACCAGGGCTACACCGGTATGGCGACCGCCATCCGCGGGCTCGACGTGCGGGCACTCCGGGAGTCCGGTGGCGCCGTGGTCGGAAGTGTTGAACGCGTGGTCGACCGGGTGTCGGAGGTCAGGGCGGAACTCACCGCCGACTGCTTCCTCTGGCAGGTCGATTTCGGTGGGGTGACCGGCCAGGTGGCCGAGACCAGCCTGCGCCGGTTCATCGACGAGGTCCTTCCGGCACTCGCGGGCTGA
- the modB gene encoding molybdate ABC transporter permease subunit, producing the protein MTRHVARRRPALLVVPALLGLAFLLVPLLGLLVRAPWARLPEQLFSPEIGAALQLSLLCATLATLICLVLGIPLAWLLARGDLPGRGLIRALVTVPLVLPPVVGGVALLLVLGRRGVIGQYLDEWFGISLPFTTAGVVLAEAFVALPFLVISVEGALRAGDGRLEEAAATLGASRWLTFRRVTLPSILPGVIAGAVLCWARALGEFGATITFAGNFPGRTTTMPLAVYLALETEPEAAIVLSLVLLLVSVAVLALLRDRWINGAT; encoded by the coding sequence GTGACCCGGCACGTCGCCCGCCGCCGCCCGGCGCTGCTGGTCGTCCCGGCGCTGCTCGGCCTGGCCTTCCTGCTCGTGCCGCTGCTCGGGCTGCTCGTGCGCGCGCCCTGGGCCAGGCTGCCCGAGCAGCTGTTCAGCCCGGAAATCGGTGCGGCACTACAGCTCTCATTGCTGTGCGCGACCCTGGCCACCCTGATCTGTCTGGTGCTGGGCATCCCGCTGGCCTGGTTGCTGGCCAGGGGTGACCTGCCGGGGCGCGGACTGATCCGGGCCCTGGTCACCGTGCCGCTGGTGCTGCCACCGGTGGTCGGCGGCGTCGCACTGCTGCTCGTGCTCGGGCGACGCGGGGTGATCGGGCAGTACCTCGACGAGTGGTTCGGCATCTCGCTGCCGTTCACCACCGCGGGCGTCGTGCTCGCCGAAGCCTTTGTCGCACTGCCGTTCCTGGTCATCTCGGTGGAGGGCGCGCTGCGCGCCGGGGACGGCAGACTGGAGGAAGCCGCCGCCACGCTCGGCGCGTCCCGGTGGCTGACCTTCCGGCGGGTCACCCTGCCCTCGATCCTGCCCGGCGTCATCGCCGGCGCGGTGCTGTGCTGGGCCCGCGCCCTCGGCGAGTTCGGCGCCACCATCACCTTCGCCGGCAACTTCCCCGGCCGCACCACCACCATGCCACTGGCCGTCTACCTCGCCCTGGAAACCGAACCCGAGGCGGCCATCGTGCTCAGCCTGGTGCTGCTGCTGGTCTCCGTCGCGGTACTCGCCCTGCTGCGCGACCGGTGGATCAACGGAGCCACATGA
- a CDS encoding TOBE domain-containing protein, producing the protein MPNLRISEAAALLGVSDDTVRRWVEQGRLPVVVGANGRKAIEGRELAEFARRLAETPEPGATVAASARNRMRGIVTRVVKDGVMAQVELQAGPFRVVSLMSREAADELGLEVGSVAVASIKSTHVVVEIPEA; encoded by the coding sequence ATGCCGAATCTGCGGATCAGTGAAGCCGCCGCGCTGCTGGGTGTCTCCGACGACACCGTGCGCCGGTGGGTGGAGCAGGGGCGGCTGCCCGTGGTGGTGGGGGCTAACGGGCGTAAGGCGATCGAGGGGCGGGAGCTGGCGGAGTTCGCGCGGCGGCTGGCGGAGACGCCGGAGCCGGGGGCGACGGTGGCGGCCTCGGCGCGCAACCGGATGCGCGGGATCGTCACCCGGGTGGTCAAGGACGGGGTGATGGCGCAGGTGGAGTTGCAGGCCGGGCCGTTCCGGGTGGTGTCGCTGATGAGCCGTGAGGCAGCGGACGAGCTGGGTCTGGAGGTGGGCAGCGTCGCGGTCGCCTCGATCAAGTCCACCCATGTCGTTGTCGAGATTCCGGAGGCATGA
- a CDS encoding CPBP family intramembrane glutamic endopeptidase, translating into MIHTLTPEQQAYALAVLALLGMGCLTLAAHLRTRWLERFGVGFLPAHVVTMAVLCGCGLLLLGPAGILTSSIGATLLAVPLGLAGGVAVIWADGAILRGLSGRRGGNTRRRAVRGGGEGVHRVRPVPLGDQAARRRTIGIFKVTGSFAPSAEDYRVGLGWLLGVAVLEEIVFRGLLIRLTQLLPEGTQWLGAVAVTVLFALTHVFFGWDQVLAKLPLAAVALGLALTTGAVLAPALAHALFNLHVWRCQRLAPDLPRTRQVLR; encoded by the coding sequence ATGATCCACACCCTTACCCCTGAGCAGCAGGCGTATGCCCTCGCCGTGCTAGCCCTGTTGGGGATGGGCTGCCTGACGCTCGCCGCCCACCTGCGCACGAGGTGGCTGGAACGTTTCGGCGTCGGCTTCCTGCCCGCGCACGTGGTCACCATGGCCGTGCTCTGCGGCTGCGGTCTGCTCCTGCTCGGGCCCGCCGGGATCCTGACCAGCAGCATCGGCGCGACCCTGCTGGCGGTGCCGCTCGGGCTCGCCGGGGGAGTGGCGGTGATCTGGGCGGACGGTGCGATCCTGCGTGGACTGTCCGGCCGCCGTGGCGGGAACACACGCCGACGGGCCGTGCGCGGTGGGGGCGAGGGGGTGCACCGGGTCCGGCCGGTCCCGTTGGGGGATCAGGCGGCCCGGCGCCGCACGATCGGGATCTTCAAGGTCACCGGCAGCTTCGCGCCCAGCGCCGAGGACTATCGGGTCGGGCTCGGCTGGCTGCTGGGTGTGGCGGTGTTGGAGGAGATCGTCTTCCGCGGGCTGCTGATCCGCCTCACCCAGTTGTTGCCCGAGGGCACGCAGTGGCTGGGCGCCGTGGCGGTCACCGTGCTGTTCGCGCTGACGCACGTGTTCTTCGGCTGGGACCAGGTGCTGGCCAAACTCCCGCTGGCCGCGGTCGCACTGGGGCTGGCTCTGACCACTGGAGCCGTGCTCGCCCCGGCGCTCGCGCACGCGCTGTTCAACCTGCACGTCTGGCGGTGCCAGCGGCTGGCGCCGGATCTGCCCCGGACGCGGCAGGTCCTCCGATGA
- a CDS encoding class I SAM-dependent methyltransferase has product MSARGSIIRQPDYGLDAPPVVYVFLVVAVFGAVALGLGVHFSSLLIDAVGVLVLLVGVAFAAAMAYSSRRGKILLRDRIFDEIQFRGDEDILDLGCGRGLMLLGAVVRATRGSGTGIDLWRNQDQGGSSRENCLENARRLGVSERVRLVDGDMSDLPFADGSYDLITASLAIHNISDRERRAATFREIFRVLRPGGRFVVVDFAKTAEYAEDAQRAGLVEVRRSGVQVLMFPLVRVVQGVRPAA; this is encoded by the coding sequence ATGAGTGCTCGGGGTTCGATCATTCGGCAGCCGGACTACGGCCTGGATGCGCCGCCCGTGGTCTACGTTTTCCTCGTCGTCGCGGTGTTCGGGGCGGTGGCGCTGGGGTTGGGTGTCCACTTCTCCAGTCTGCTCATCGACGCTGTTGGTGTGCTTGTCCTGCTTGTCGGAGTCGCCTTCGCCGCGGCAATGGCCTACTCCTCCCGGCGAGGGAAGATTCTACTACGGGACCGGATTTTCGATGAGATCCAGTTCCGTGGCGACGAGGACATCCTTGATCTCGGCTGCGGGCGTGGCCTTATGCTGCTGGGTGCCGTGGTTCGGGCAACGCGCGGGTCGGGTACGGGCATTGATCTCTGGCGAAACCAGGACCAGGGTGGCAGCAGCCGGGAGAATTGTCTGGAAAACGCGCGGCGGCTCGGGGTGTCCGAGCGCGTTCGCCTCGTGGATGGCGACATGAGTGATCTGCCGTTCGCGGATGGATCGTACGACCTCATCACCGCGTCGCTGGCGATTCACAACATCTCGGACCGGGAACGGCGGGCGGCGACCTTTCGGGAGATATTCCGGGTGTTGCGTCCGGGGGGAAGATTTGTGGTCGTTGATTTCGCCAAGACTGCTGAGTACGCCGAGGACGCGCAGCGAGCCGGACTGGTCGAGGTTCGCCGCTCAGGGGTGCAGGTGCTGATGTTTCCTCTGGTGAGGGTCGTTCAGGGGGTCAGGCCGGCGGCGTAA
- a CDS encoding CPBP family glutamic-type intramembrane protease has translation MSAALPWLGKFLLAAAFVVLYYRYCKQWLFAGAQRLAQRVNFVSRYDRSEVGGVLELMAAAVSHLAVVVILLGVTGISLAEAGLGSVSPTLIVLGALLGIGEMALASFLCRLLIEASLRWNRRRALSGSRPSGATDSPRSGPATVKSWLAVGRGGWLRHHFATLQVLPLPAAVCVVSLQVGCEEVVFRGILLNTFRPAGPVVAILASTVLFVGMQVFFMSSWRAAMFPVVGALVMGVVHGLLAWQVPELLPLVVAHLVFFLFAVI, from the coding sequence ATGAGCGCCGCATTGCCGTGGCTGGGGAAGTTCCTGCTGGCAGCGGCATTCGTGGTGCTGTACTACCGCTACTGCAAGCAGTGGCTCTTCGCCGGCGCCCAGCGGCTCGCGCAGCGGGTGAACTTCGTGAGCCGGTACGACCGGAGTGAGGTCGGCGGGGTGCTGGAGCTGATGGCCGCCGCCGTCAGCCATCTCGCCGTGGTGGTCATTCTCCTGGGGGTCACCGGAATCTCGCTGGCCGAAGCCGGTCTCGGCAGCGTGTCACCGACCCTGATAGTGCTGGGCGCCTTACTCGGCATCGGCGAGATGGCGCTGGCCTCCTTCCTCTGCCGACTGCTCATCGAGGCGTCCCTGCGCTGGAACCGGCGGCGGGCGCTCTCGGGGAGCCGCCCCTCCGGCGCGACGGACTCGCCGCGGTCTGGCCCGGCCACGGTCAAGAGCTGGCTCGCCGTGGGCCGGGGTGGTTGGCTCCGGCACCACTTCGCCACGCTCCAGGTGCTGCCCCTGCCCGCGGCGGTCTGCGTGGTCAGCCTCCAGGTCGGCTGTGAGGAGGTGGTGTTCAGGGGAATCCTGCTCAACACCTTTCGCCCGGCGGGTCCGGTGGTCGCCATCCTCGCCTCGACCGTGCTCTTCGTCGGGATGCAGGTGTTCTTCATGTCCTCCTGGCGGGCGGCGATGTTCCCGGTGGTCGGCGCGTTGGTGATGGGGGTCGTGCACGGCCTGCTCGCCTGGCAGGTGCCCGAGTTGCTGCCCCTGGTCGTCGCCCACCTCGTCTTCTTCCTGTTCGCGGTGATCTAG
- the modA gene encoding molybdate ABC transporter substrate-binding protein, producing the protein MRRVVPLVALLVLAGCGSTPAPPPAGPGGVSGAVTVFAAASLTESFTKLGKDFEAANPGVKVTFNFGGSSALAQQLNQGAPADVFASAAPANMKQVTDTRTVTETPVTFARNRLQIAVPKGNPARITGLADFGRAELKIALCAEQVPCGAATKKVLQAAKVTGQPDTLEQDVKAVLTKVRLGEVDAALVYRTDVRSAGAEVEGITFAEADQAINDYPLAALAKAPNASGAKAFVDHVRSDKGRAVLAEAGFDGP; encoded by the coding sequence ATGCGGCGGGTTGTTCCCCTGGTGGCGTTGCTGGTCCTCGCGGGTTGCGGGTCGACCCCGGCGCCGCCGCCGGCCGGGCCGGGTGGTGTCAGTGGGGCGGTGACCGTGTTCGCGGCGGCCTCGCTGACCGAGTCATTCACCAAGCTGGGCAAGGACTTCGAGGCGGCCAACCCCGGCGTCAAGGTGACCTTCAACTTCGGTGGCTCCTCGGCACTGGCCCAGCAGCTCAACCAGGGCGCGCCGGCGGACGTCTTCGCCTCGGCGGCGCCTGCCAACATGAAGCAGGTCACCGACACCAGGACGGTCACCGAGACGCCGGTGACCTTCGCCCGTAACAGGTTGCAGATCGCGGTGCCCAAGGGCAATCCGGCCAGGATCACCGGGCTGGCCGACTTCGGGCGGGCCGAGCTGAAGATCGCGTTGTGCGCCGAGCAGGTGCCGTGCGGGGCGGCGACCAAGAAGGTGTTGCAGGCGGCCAAGGTCACCGGGCAGCCGGACACCCTCGAACAGGACGTCAAGGCGGTGCTGACCAAGGTGCGTCTAGGTGAGGTGGACGCCGCGCTGGTCTACCGGACCGACGTGCGTTCCGCGGGCGCCGAGGTGGAGGGGATCACCTTCGCCGAGGCCGATCAGGCGATCAACGACTACCCGCTGGCCGCCCTGGCCAAGGCGCCTAATGCCAGTGGTGCCAAGGCTTTCGTCGACCACGTGCGCTCGGACAAGGGCCGGGCGGTGCTCGCCGAAGCCGGGTTCGACGGTCCGTGA